A window of the Lactuca sativa cultivar Salinas chromosome 7, Lsat_Salinas_v11, whole genome shotgun sequence genome harbors these coding sequences:
- the LOC111891340 gene encoding uncharacterized protein LOC111891340 produces MEKLHPAATVTNIKNFIPIILEMENVQYASWAELFKIHCRAFQAIDHILPNEAPTPEKPTSGIDAAKDKTTTSTPDASWSRVDAIVIQWIYGSTAAQAWTALANIFQDNANSRALFLQIKLKNAKLASFPNVSAYCQEIKVLADQLANVNAPVPGQTLVLHLIAGLTDQFDGVATFLQQQDPLPDFYTARSKLIMEEARKVNQISPNTSFLAAARPTTTTTRQHPTATALHAAAGYSLSQQPAPDSQHNHQHGRGYSESTPRGRGRGSRGRGRGHCRGRSGNFHGHHFYSQ; encoded by the exons ATGGAGAAGTTACACCCTGCTGCAACAGTCACCAACATCAAGAATTTTATTCCAATCATTCTAGAGATGGAAAACGTTCAATACGCGTCATGGGCAGAACTATTCAAAATTCATTGTCGGGCGTTTCAAGCAATCGATCACATCCTTCCAAACGAGGCACCAACTCCGGAAAAGCCAACCTCTGGAATAGATGCCGCCAAAGACAAAACAACCACTTCTACACCCGATGCTTCTTGGTCAAGAGTAGATGCTATAGTAATCCAATGGATTTATG GTTCCACAGCCGCTCAAGCATGGACAGCCCTAGCCAATATATTTCAGGACAATGCTAACTCCAGGGCTCTCTTCCTTCAAATCAAACTGAAAAATGCAAAACTAGCATCCTTTCCAAATGTGAGTGCTTACTGTCAAGAAATTAAAGTATTAGCAGATCAATTAGCCAATGTCAATGCCCCTGTACCTGGTCAAACTCTTGTTCTCCATCTCATTGCCGGACTCACAGACCAGTTTGATGGAGTAGCAACTTTTCTACAACAGCAAGACCCTCTTCCGGATTTCTATACAGCCCGGTCCAAACTTATTATGGAAGAGGCCAGAAAAGTGAATCAGATCAGCCCCAACACATCTTTCTTAGCTGCTGCTAGAcccactactaccaccaccagaCAACATCCAACCGCTACTGCTCTTCACGCCGCTGCTGGATACTCGCTGTCACAACAACCTGCTCCCGATTCTCAGCATAACCATCAGCATGGCAGAGGATATTCTGAATCAACACCTCGTGGACGTGGCAGGGGCAGTCGTGGTCGAGGTCGCGGACACTGTCGGGGTCGAAGTGGCAACTTTCATGGTCATCATTTTTATTCACAGTAG
- the LOC111891448 gene encoding uncharacterized protein C594.04c — protein sequence MALKNALIALMAPLPSIFFYISFLNHYQNDQHLLSPLWNWCYRHPLILANTIFFLNIDVGFWLISLLQSSNWMIDLYWTVIPVLLAHYFASHPDGEYNMWRSAVVVGLTWVWAVRLTHNYLRREKWQWGAREDWRFTDMAQQHGQNWWWVSFFGVYLIQQVFLFGVCIPLYIVHTVNKPVNIWDVVASIVCICGIIYAYIADTQLYTFVTKNEKLKEEGKALVPNLNKGLWYYSRHPNYFGEQLWWWGLAIFGWSLGGTWVFIGALINTLCLAYVTTLVEKRMLKQEYRVESYKMYQKTTSIWVPWFKSSPIQVFKDKDC from the exons ATGGCTTTGAAGAATGCTTTGATTGCATTAATGGCGCCTCTTCCTTCCATCTTCTTCTACATCTCCTTCCTTAATCACTACCAAAACGATCAACATCTACTCTCACCTCTATGGAATTGGTGCTATCGACACCCCCTCATCTTGGCCAACACCATATTCTTCCTCAACATCGATGTCGGTTTCTGGCTCATTAGCCTCCTCCAATCCAGCAACTGG ATGATAGACTTGTATTGGACTGTTATTCCGGTTTTGTTGGCGCATTACTTTGCGAGCCACCCTGATGGGGAATATAACATGTGGCGGTCTGCGGTGGTGGTGGGGTTGACATGGGTTTGGGCTGTCAGATTGACTCATAACTATCTCCGCCGTGAGAAGTGGCAATGGGGTGCGAGAGAGGATTGGAGGTTCACCGATATGGCTCAACAACATGGCCAAAACTGGTGGTGGGTTTCATTCTTTGGTGTTTATCTCATTCAGCAG GTATTCCTATTTGGAGTATGTATACCTCTATACATTGTCCATACGGTCAACAAGCCAGTCAACATATGGGATGTAGTTGCATCAATCGTCTGCATTTGTGGCATTATCTACGCGTATATAGCGGACACCCAACTTTACACATTTGTaaccaaaaatgaaaaactaaaagAAGAAGGAAAGGCTTTGGTGCCTAATCTAAACAAAGGGTTGTGGTATTATTCTAGACACCCTAACTATTTTGGTGAGCAACTATGGTGGTGGGGACTTGCTATCTTTGGTTGGAGCCTAGGGGGCACTTGGGTGTTTATTGGTGCACTTATTAACACGTTGTGTTTGGCTTATGTGACCACACTTGTGGAAAAAAGAATGCTCAAACAAGAGTATAGGGTAGAATCCTACAAGATGTACCAAAAAACAACTTCTATTTGGGTACCTTGGTTCAAATCATCACCTATACAAGTGTTTAAAGACAAGGATTGTTGA
- the LOC111891441 gene encoding tyrosine decarboxylase 1 gives MNPLDHEEFRRQGHMVIDFLADYYKNINSYPVRSQVNPGYLAERLPECAPLLPESIESILKDVDKDIIPGLTHWQSPNFFAYFASSTSTASFLGEMLINGFNVVGFNWLSSPAATELEIVVMEWLSKLLQLPQSFSFSGNGGGVLLGTTCEAIICTMLAAREKMLDQIGRENTEKLVVYCSDQTHVCLEKAAKIVGINPENVRKVLTTKSTNYKLSPQRLEESIKRDVEAGLIPLYLCATVGTTSTATVDPLGPLCELSSKYNMWVHVDAAYAGSACICPEFRHFLDGVEGASSFSFNAHKWLLTNLACCCLWVKDNSALTKPLSTNSEYLKNKATESGQVVDFKDWQITLTRRFQALKLWMVLRSYGVTGLRQFLRNHVKMAKDFEMMVTMDTRFEIVVPRYFSMVCFRVSPHVINRHHGNDHEANEFNSKLLESVNATGIIYMTHSMVEGVFIIRFSVGATLTEDRHIKMAWELVQDQATSLLDTLTPKADSNGKKPSKQIEDHSI, from the coding sequence ATGAACCCCTTGGACCATGAAGAATTCAGGAGGCAAGGCCATATGGTTATAGACTTCCTTGCCGATTATTACAAAAATATCAACAGTTACCCTGTCCGAAGCCAAGTCAATCCCGGCTATCTAGCAGAAAGGTTGCCTGAATGTGCCCCATTGCTCCCAGAATCAATTGAAAGTATACTCAAAGATGTCGATAAGGATATTATTCCTGGCTTAACACATTGGCAAAGTCCAAACTTTTTTGCCTACTTTGCATCCAGCACAAGCACCGCAAGCTTTCTTGGTGAAATGCTTATCAATGGGTTCAATGTTGTAGGGTTTAATTGGTTATCTTCTCCTGCTGCCACAGAGCTAGAGATCGTGGTCATGGAGTGGTTGTCAAAACTACTTCAACTTCCCCAGTCCTTCTCATTCTCCGGCAATGGTGGAGGTGTTTTGCTTGGCACTACGTGTGAGGCCATCATTTGCACCATGCTTGCTGCAAGAGAGAAGATGCTTGATCAAATAGGAAGGGAAAACACAGAGAAGCTTGTTGTCTACTGTTCGGACCAAACCCATGTTTGTCTCGAAAAGGCAGCCAAAATTGTTGGGATAAATCCGGAGAATGTTCGAAAAGTCTTGACAACCAAATCCACAAACTATAAACTCTCCCCACAACGACTTGAAGAGTCGATTAAAAGAGACGTTGAAGCTGGTTTAATTCCGTTGTATTTATGTGCTACTGTTGGAACAACGTCAACTGCAACTGTTGATCCATTGGGACCCTTGTGTGAGTTGTCAAGCAAATATAATATGTGGGTTCACGTGGATGCTGCATATGCCGGAAGTGCTTGTATCTGCCCTGAGTTTCGTCACTTTCTTGATGGTGTAGAGGGTGCGAGTTCCTTCAGTTTTAATGCACACAAATGGCTTCTGACTAATCTTGCTTGTTGCTGTCTTTGGGTGAAAGACAATTCCGCCCTCACCAAACCTCTCTCCACGAATTCAGAGTACTTGAAAAACAAAGCGACTGAATCAGGACAAGTTGTGGACTTCAAAGACTGGCAGATAACACTAACAAGACGATTCCAAGCCTTGAAGTTATGGATGGTCCTAAGGAGCTATGGGGTGACTGGTTTGAGACAATTCTTAAGAAACCATGTGAAAATGGCAAAGGATTTCGAAATGATGGTGACCATGGACACTAGGTTTGAGATTGTGGTGCCTAGATACTTTTCTATGGTTTGTTTCAGGGTTTCTCCCCATGTTATAAATCGGCACCATGGCAACGATCATGAAGCAAATGAATTCAACAGCAAATTATTGGAATCAGTAAATGCAACAGGGATTATTTACATGACGCATTCAATGGTTGAAGGAGTTTTTATTATCAGGTTTTCTGTGGGTGCAACTCTCACTGAAGATAGACATATAAAGATGGCTTGGGAGTTGGTGCAGGATCAAGCAACTTCCCTGTTGGATACACTAACACCAAAGGCGGATTCTAATGGTAAGAAGCCATCCAAGCAGATAGAAGACCACTCTATCTAA